Proteins encoded in a region of the Lathamus discolor isolate bLatDis1 chromosome Z, bLatDis1.hap1, whole genome shotgun sequence genome:
- the FXN gene encoding frataxin, mitochondrial isoform X2: MASNRGDTKLLIMNHQLQYASEVKSKTVWFMNLRSAGTLNNTGSLDETTYEKLAEETLDSLADFFEDLTDKPFTPEDYDVSLGSGVLTVKLGGDMGTYVINKQTPNRQIWLSSPTSGPKRYDWTGRNWVYSHDRVSLHELLSKELSTALKTKLDLSCLIYSGKEDS, translated from the exons ATGGCTTCTAACAGAGGGGACACAAAGTTGTTGATAATGAATCAT CAATTACAATATGCTTCAGAGGTGAAGAGCAAGACTGTTTGGTTCATGAATTTAAGAAGTGCGGGAACTCTGAATAACACAGg gtCTTTAGATGAGACCACTTACGAAAAACTGGCTGAAGAGACACTGGACTCCTTAGCAGATTTCTTTGAGGACCTGACAGATAAGCCTTTTACCCCAGAAGATTATGATGTCTCTTTAGGG aGTGGAGTTCTAACAGTTAAATTAGGTGGAGACATGGGAACATACGTAATCAATAAGCAAACACCAAACCGTCAGATTTGGCTGTCCTCACCCACTAG tGGGCCCAAGCGCTATGACTGGACTGGACGGAATTGGGTGTATTCACATGACAGAGTATCCCTTCATGAACTACTATCAAAAGAACTTTCAACAGCGCTAAAAACTAAGTTGGATTTGTCCTGCTTAATATATTCTGGGAAAGAAGATAGTTGA